Within the Myxococcus virescens genome, the region CCGCCACCCGTTCCGTGCTGGTCGTACGTGGTGCTGCCACCAGCGCCGCCCCTGGCCGTCACCGTATTGGCCGAGCACTGCAGGGCTCCAGTGACGCGCAGATACACGGTACCGCCAGCGCCAGCGCCGCCTGCGGCGTCATTGGCAAGCCCCACGGCGTTGACGCCCGCCACGCCATCCGCCGACACGCGACCCGCCCCCGAGAGCGAAGTCGCGCGGATGAACACGACACCACCACCCGCGCTCCCACCGCCCGCGGCGTCGTCGTTGCCATGGCCCGCGCCACCACCGCCGCCGAACACCGCATGGGACACCGCATCGAAGGTCAGCGAAGCGCCACCGAAACCGCCCACCGCGCGGGAGGCCGGTGCCTCTTCGCCCACCCACGTGCGGCCACCGATGCCGCCCGCACCCGCGTTGCTGCCGCCACCGCCACCCGAGTTGTGGCAGACGCCACCGCCACCCGCGTTCGCGACGTTGCCCCGACCCGTCGCCCCAGCAGCAGGCGGGAAGGCGCCATTACCAAAACGGCCGAGCACCAGGCCTTCACCCTTCTCCGTCCCGCCCGGCCAAGCCTGGTCCACGCCAGTGCAGCCGTCTCCGTCACCATTCCAGGCGAAGCCACCGCGGAACCCCCGGCCATCCGCGTGGATGGAGCCCACGTTGTTCACAGGTCCCTGCGACAGGAAGGCCACCACACCACCCGTGGTGCCATCCCAGGCACCCGCCACGATGCTGCCCGCGGCGTTCACCGTCACAGAGGTGTACTCGGGCACCCGAATGGCCTGCGTCGCGTTGGCCGCGAAGTTCACCGTGAGCGGCTGCGAGAAGTTGAGGCGCGTCGCCGTGAGGCTCTGAATCCGCGCGAGCTCCCAGCGGCCCACCGGGCCCCCGACCAGATTGACGGCCGTCTGGCTCCCAGACGCAGGCGCCGTGAGGCCCGCGGTCTGGTACACCATCACCAGGTTGCCCACCGCGAAGCCCGTGGACGAGGCGACAGGCACAAAGCTCTGTCCCGCCGGCACTGCGGCCGTCACACGCGTGTAGGTGTTGATGACTGTGCCGGCGACACCGACGGTCAGCGCGCCGCTGCTCCCGTTCCCCAGGCCAAAGGTGTCCACCGCGGCCTTCGCCACGGGACCCAGCAGCGCCGCGCACAGCAGCACCAGAGGTGCGACGGCCAAGCCGAGGCGTCCTCGGGAAACCCGCTCAAGCAGGGGAACGTAAAAGGTCTTTCGAGTCATAAACCTGGGGTCGTTGGGGGGTGTGGGCCCAGCGGCAAATGCCGCACATAGCAATCCGAGAGCCAGCCGCTGTCCAATCTACGACGCTGGAGATTCCGAGGATTTCAGCGTCCGGCTCACGGGGTATCCCGTGCCCCATCCGAACCACGGATCCAGATTCCGGAAACTGGACCGGCTCGGGCACTTCGGAGGGCAACCCACCAGGTCGGCTGACGCGTCAAACCAGGACGCTGACGCGTCAACCGGGACGCAGGGTGTGTGGCCCACGGCCAACAAAAAAGGGCCCCCCTTTCGGAGAGCCCTTTGGCAACGCGGTGGGCGCTCGGCCCGGCGCGTCAGAAGATTTCCTCGAGCCACTCGCGCATGCGGCCCTTCACCTTCTTGTACACGTTCTCCTCGCGGATGCGGAACATGCGCCGGTCCAGGTGGCGGGCGCCGTAGACGACCAGGCCCACGCCGGTGGCGTACATGGGGCTCTTCACCACATCCACCAGACCGCCAATGCCGCGCGGCATGCCGCGGCGGACGGGCAGGCCCAGCACTTCCTCGGCCAGCTCTGGCATGCCGGCCAGCAGCGTGGAGCCACCCGTAATCACCACGCCCGAGGCCAGCAGGTCCTCGTAGCCGCACTTCTGGATTTCGCGGTGCACGAGCTGGAAGATCTCCTCCACGCGCGGCTCCAGTATTTCGCAGAGAATCTGCCGCCCGAGCACGCGGGGATGACGGCCCCCGACGCTGGGCACTTCAATGGTGTCGTCCTTGTTGATGAGCGACGACAGCGCGCAGCCGTACTTCTGCTTGATGCGCTCGGCCTCGTGCGCGGGGGTGCGCAGGCCAATGGCGATGTCACTGGTGAGGTTGTTGCCACCCAGCGCAATCACCGCCGTGTGGACGATGGAGCCGCCGGAGAAGATGGCGATGTCCGTGGTGCCGCCGCCGATGTCGACGAGGCACACGCCCAGCTCCTTCTCGTCCTCGCCCAGCACCGCCTCCGCGCTGGCCAGCGGCTGGAGGACGATGTCGGAGACATTGAGCCCGGTGCGGTTGGCGCACTTGACGATGTTCTGCGCGCTGGACACCGCGCCGGTGACGATATGGACCTTGGCCTCCAGCCGGACGCCCGCCATGCCCAGGGGCTCCTTGATGCCGCCCTGGTCGTCGATGATGAACTCCTGCGGGAGGACATGAATGACCTCCCGGTCCAGCGGAATCGCCACGGCCTTGGCCGCATCAATGACCCGGGCGATGTCCGCCTCGCGGACCTCCTTGTCCTTGACGGCGACGATGCCCTGGGAATTGAAGCCCTTGATGTGGCCTCCGGCGATGCCCGTGTAGACGTGGGAAATCTCCGCCCCCGCCATGAGCTCCGCTTCTTCCACCGCGCGGCGGATGGAAGAGACGGTCGCCTCGATGTTCACCACCACGCCCTTGCGCAGACCCTTCGACGGATGCGTACCGATACCGATGATGTCGATGCCGCTGTCGGTCAGCTCTCCGACGATGGCGCAGATCTTCGTCGTGCCGATGTCGAGGCCGACGATGATCTCCCCCGACTTCTGCTTCGCCATGACAACCCTCCCAGGCCCCCCACTCTCGTGAAAGGGGCGCGTCCTCTTACCGCATCGAAGCCCCGCTCCTCTCGGACGCGGGGCTCGAAATCTTCACCGCCACCCAGCCGGGCCGGGCACGGTTATCCAGGTGAATGATCTCCGCTGCAAGCCCCCTCGCACCCAGTTCGCGCCGGACACGGGCAAGACGCTGCAGCTTGACCTCTGAATCTCCTTCACCCAGGCGCACTTCCTGCCCGGACGCCGTCACCAGCGCCAGGCTCTGCGCCTCCAGGCGGACCTCCGACAACTGTTCGGCCTTCTCGGGTGACAGCCGCGCGTACGCGCTGGCCACCGTCAGCGCCGAACGGAGGCGCTCCCGCGCCGCCGCCGGGTCCGCCACATAACCTTCCCGGTCCAGGCCCGTCACCAGGGGCAGGTCCAGTCCGTCCCCGGGCGTCACCCGCTTGAAGGGCTCGCCCTCCTCGTCCAGGACGTACAGCTCCCCCAGCACCGCCATCGCCACCGGCACGTGCTCCGTCACCTCCACCGACACGCGGTTGGGGAAGCGACGCGTCACCTCCACCGTGCGCAGCCAGGGGTGCTGGTGCATGGCGCGCTCCAGCGCGTCCACGTCCAGCGTCCACAGGTTCTGCCCCTTCGTCAGCGCCGCCAGCCGCAGCAGCTCCACCCGGGAGGCGCGCTGGAGGCCGGAGAAGGACACCGCCTCCAGTTCGAAGCGCGGCGACGTCAGCGCCCACTCCCGCAGCGCCACCCCACCCCACACCAGCAGCCCGGTGCCCAGGGTCAGCCCCAGCACCTTGAGCACGCCCGGCCCATGCGAGCGCACCGCGCCCCGGACCGCCTCTTTCTGCTGGGCGGCGTCCTGACGGCGGCGGTTCTTGGATTTACCGAAGGCCATGGGGAGAAAAGGGTTGACGCATGCTGTGCCCGGTTCGGGAGCCACGCCAGTTTTTGGCTACAGGCACGTCGCTGTAGCGCAAGGCGCCACACAAGCGCTTCGGAAATTTTCGAAGGAGGCCGACGCCAAGTTGCGCCGGCCCCATACCAGACGCTCAGGCCTTGAGACACGCGCCCAGCAGCAGGCGCTCACACAGG harbors:
- a CDS encoding cell division protein FtsQ/DivIB, yielding MAFGKSKNRRRQDAAQQKEAVRGAVRSHGPGVLKVLGLTLGTGLLVWGGVALREWALTSPRFELEAVSFSGLQRASRVELLRLAALTKGQNLWTLDVDALERAMHQHPWLRTVEVTRRFPNRVSVEVTEHVPVAMAVLGELYVLDEEGEPFKRVTPGDGLDLPLVTGLDREGYVADPAAARERLRSALTVASAYARLSPEKAEQLSEVRLEAQSLALVTASGQEVRLGEGDSEVKLQRLARVRRELGARGLAAEIIHLDNRARPGWVAVKISSPASERSGASMR
- the ftsA gene encoding cell division protein FtsA — translated: MAKQKSGEIIVGLDIGTTKICAIVGELTDSGIDIIGIGTHPSKGLRKGVVVNIEATVSSIRRAVEEAELMAGAEISHVYTGIAGGHIKGFNSQGIVAVKDKEVREADIARVIDAAKAVAIPLDREVIHVLPQEFIIDDQGGIKEPLGMAGVRLEAKVHIVTGAVSSAQNIVKCANRTGLNVSDIVLQPLASAEAVLGEDEKELGVCLVDIGGGTTDIAIFSGGSIVHTAVIALGGNNLTSDIAIGLRTPAHEAERIKQKYGCALSSLINKDDTIEVPSVGGRHPRVLGRQILCEILEPRVEEIFQLVHREIQKCGYEDLLASGVVITGGSTLLAGMPELAEEVLGLPVRRGMPRGIGGLVDVVKSPMYATGVGLVVYGARHLDRRMFRIREENVYKKVKGRMREWLEEIF